Proteins encoded by one window of Halomonas sp. SH5A2:
- a CDS encoding class I SAM-dependent methyltransferase produces MSTQVPACQLLERQPARHGPLWVVGPPLDPWLVEQSAGVVSADLAVLDAWRARGKSAYSPFEDESVEYLAGEVVLFWPKAHQLGIWWLEWLCEVLPADTPIDVVGEHNGGIKRVPKVLAERGMGCDKLDNARRCSLFATRTVKLTSQDDVWTRFEALGLTLISHPGVFGHGKVDEGTRLLLDVLESELPHTHLRVLDMGCGDGIISAWLAHRGHQVTAVDVSAFAVESTQRTLSVNGLEGRVVQSDVFSALQGELFDLIVSNPPFHQERDVSYGPSQRLISQAPAHLTSAGQLWLVANAFLPYPDLLQNAFEQFQTLADNRRFRVYRAQRH; encoded by the coding sequence ATGAGTACCCAAGTGCCTGCCTGCCAACTGCTTGAACGTCAGCCAGCGCGCCATGGGCCGCTCTGGGTGGTCGGTCCGCCGCTGGATCCTTGGCTGGTCGAGCAGTCAGCCGGTGTTGTCAGCGCTGACTTGGCCGTGCTGGACGCTTGGCGCGCTCGAGGTAAATCAGCGTATAGCCCGTTTGAGGATGAGAGTGTTGAGTACTTGGCAGGCGAGGTGGTGCTGTTTTGGCCCAAAGCCCATCAGTTGGGTATCTGGTGGCTGGAGTGGCTATGTGAAGTATTGCCAGCTGACACGCCGATAGACGTCGTCGGTGAACATAACGGCGGTATCAAGCGCGTTCCCAAGGTGCTTGCTGAGCGGGGCATGGGGTGCGACAAGCTGGATAACGCCCGACGCTGCTCGCTATTTGCGACCCGCACGGTAAAGCTCACTTCCCAGGACGATGTGTGGACGCGTTTCGAAGCGCTGGGTCTGACATTGATCAGCCACCCCGGCGTGTTCGGGCATGGGAAAGTTGATGAAGGCACCCGGCTACTCCTGGACGTCCTGGAGAGCGAGCTTCCTCACACACACCTCCGAGTGCTGGATATGGGCTGCGGTGACGGGATAATCAGCGCATGGCTAGCTCATCGCGGGCATCAGGTCACCGCGGTGGATGTCAGCGCGTTTGCGGTTGAGTCGACCCAGCGAACTCTGAGTGTTAACGGACTCGAAGGCCGCGTAGTGCAAAGCGATGTTTTCAGCGCTTTGCAAGGCGAGCTCTTTGATCTCATCGTCAGCAATCCGCCTTTTCATCAGGAGCGTGATGTCAGCTATGGGCCCAGTCAGCGCCTGATCAGTCAGGCGCCGGCTCACTTAACGTCAGCGGGCCAGCTGTGGCTGGTGGCCAATGCGTTCTTGCCGTATCCCGACCTGCTCCAGAACGCGTTTGAGCAGTTCCAAACATTGGCAGATAATCGCCGTTTCAGGGTCTATCGCGCCCAGCGGCATTAG
- the greB gene encoding transcription elongation factor GreB: MKGRNMTRWRDPAKDPRQEPKSNLITAEGAARLRGILDHLSRVKRPQISAKVGEAAAQGDRSENADYTYNKKELNRVIARIGYLTKRLDELQVVDRLPANTQKIFFGAFVSLEDEEGETLSIRIVGHDETDTQKRWISIDAPMAKALLGKEVGEDITVLTPNGETFYTVTAIDYAPKQ, encoded by the coding sequence ATGAAAGGCCGCAACATGACACGTTGGCGCGATCCGGCAAAAGACCCGCGCCAGGAACCTAAAAGCAACCTGATTACCGCTGAGGGTGCAGCACGCCTACGGGGGATTCTGGACCATCTCTCGCGGGTGAAACGTCCGCAAATTTCGGCGAAAGTGGGCGAAGCGGCCGCCCAGGGCGACCGCAGCGAAAACGCGGATTACACCTACAATAAAAAGGAACTCAATCGCGTCATCGCCCGTATTGGTTACCTCACCAAACGTCTGGATGAACTTCAGGTGGTCGACCGCTTGCCCGCCAATACGCAAAAAATATTTTTCGGCGCCTTTGTTAGCCTGGAAGACGAAGAAGGGGAAACGCTGTCTATACGCATTGTTGGCCACGATGAAACCGATACGCAAAAACGCTGGATAAGCATCGATGCCCCCATGGCCAAGGCCTTACTGGGCAAGGAAGTGGGCGAGGATATAACGGTACTCACGCCCAACGGCGAGACGTTCTATACCGTGACGGCCATTGACTATGCCCCCAAGCAGTAA
- a CDS encoding TRAP transporter TatT component family protein — protein sequence MRYFAMTALTSSLALASFNAVAYESELFSLKNRWEHTVTEMPESEREDALSGLAEEVTQLAEQHSDEAEVLVWKGVVLAAYARERGGLGALGVAKDARDTLERAVELDPQGNNGSAYVTLGALYDRVPGGLIGFGDSDTADEMFQRALQIRPDGIDVNYYYATFLQEEGNTQAAREHAQRAVNGTAREGRQQSDEALRRDAEALLGEL from the coding sequence ATGCGCTATTTCGCAATGACCGCACTCACCAGTTCGCTGGCGCTTGCATCGTTTAACGCGGTGGCCTACGAAAGCGAGTTGTTCTCGCTTAAAAACCGCTGGGAGCATACGGTAACGGAAATGCCTGAAAGTGAGCGGGAAGATGCACTCAGTGGCCTGGCTGAAGAAGTGACCCAGCTTGCCGAGCAGCATAGCGACGAAGCCGAGGTATTGGTCTGGAAAGGGGTGGTATTGGCCGCTTATGCCCGTGAACGTGGTGGTCTTGGCGCGTTGGGCGTTGCCAAAGACGCTCGGGATACCCTTGAGCGTGCCGTCGAGCTCGACCCGCAAGGCAACAACGGCTCGGCCTATGTGACGTTGGGGGCGCTATACGACCGCGTACCCGGTGGGCTGATTGGTTTTGGCGATAGTGATACGGCAGATGAGATGTTTCAGCGTGCCTTGCAGATTCGTCCTGACGGCATCGATGTCAACTATTACTACGCGACCTTCCTGCAGGAAGAAGGCAATACCCAGGCGGCTCGGGAGCATGCCCAGCGCGCCGTGAATGGCACCGCCCGCGAGGGTCGCCAACAATCCGACGAAGCGTTGCGCCGTGACGCCGAGGCGTTGCTCGGCGAGCTATAA
- a CDS encoding NUDIX domain-containing protein: MASSASTSLLNTPLGREDVELHKRETLHQGFFRLEALELRHRLFEGGWSDVMRREVHHRFDAVGVLLYDPERDNLVLVEQFRAGAVDDPHTPWKLELVAGLVEQDESLDDVARREALEEAGCHVGQLTKLHTYYPSPGACNERVTLFCGLINTQGLGGVHGLAEEHEDIRVHVVSFPTAWELLGQGRLDNAMCLIALHWLAGQRASLRAASRPIPPQGETDEE; the protein is encoded by the coding sequence ATGGCATCCAGCGCCAGCACGTCTTTGCTCAACACGCCGCTAGGCCGCGAAGATGTTGAACTGCACAAACGCGAAACCCTGCATCAGGGCTTTTTCCGCCTGGAGGCGTTAGAGCTTCGTCATCGCCTGTTTGAAGGCGGGTGGAGCGACGTCATGCGGCGCGAGGTCCACCATCGCTTTGATGCCGTTGGTGTGCTGCTTTACGACCCCGAGCGCGATAATCTGGTGTTGGTTGAGCAGTTTCGCGCCGGTGCCGTTGACGATCCGCATACCCCATGGAAGCTGGAGCTCGTGGCGGGCCTCGTCGAGCAGGACGAGTCATTGGACGATGTTGCCCGTCGTGAAGCCCTGGAAGAGGCTGGTTGTCATGTGGGCCAATTGACTAAACTGCATACCTATTACCCCAGTCCAGGCGCCTGTAACGAACGCGTGACGCTATTCTGCGGCTTGATCAATACGCAGGGGCTGGGCGGGGTTCATGGCCTGGCGGAAGAACATGAAGATATTCGCGTCCATGTGGTGTCTTTTCCCACTGCATGGGAACTCCTGGGCCAGGGAAGACTCGACAACGCCATGTGCTTGATTGCACTGCATTGGCTGGCAGGCCAGCGGGCGTCTTTACGCGCCGCTTCCCGCCCAATCCCCCCGCAGGGCGAAACCGACGAGGAGTGA
- a CDS encoding DUF1249 domain-containing protein has protein sequence MAKMAYVTDLKTLQAECSANYLRLIRLVGDLEGDQHRNIALRSDDQDFGDLQLKILQNAPYTTMLEVSQSSPMDTLWEGPRMRVHLYHDVRMAEVTDFQRERHFRGRYRYPNARMHQPDEKLQLNRFLGEWLAHALAHGHTVDVPELP, from the coding sequence ATGGCGAAAATGGCTTATGTCACCGATTTGAAGACGCTCCAAGCCGAGTGCAGCGCCAACTATTTGCGCCTGATTCGCCTGGTGGGTGACCTGGAAGGCGACCAGCATCGCAACATTGCCTTGCGTAGCGATGACCAGGATTTCGGTGATTTACAACTCAAGATTTTGCAAAACGCCCCTTACACCACCATGCTGGAAGTGTCGCAAAGCAGTCCGATGGATACGTTGTGGGAAGGCCCTCGCATGCGTGTGCATCTTTACCACGACGTCCGCATGGCGGAGGTTACCGACTTTCAGCGCGAGCGTCATTTCAGAGGGCGCTACCGCTACCCCAATGCGCGGATGCACCAGCCGGATGAAAAGCTTCAGTTGAATCGCTTTCTCGGCGAGTGGCTGGCTCATGCCCTGGCCCATGGACACACCGTTGATGTTCCGGAGTTACCTTAA
- a CDS encoding metallophosphoesterase: MRLVQITDAHLYADKQARSRAGVPWHHLQRVLQAVIAEQPDFVVLTGDVSQDETATSYALASEAMSQLPCPWAWMAGNHDQPVLMQGEHPLVDEVSLPPWRLLLLHTPVEGKPYGELGRDALAGLSAKLEGDRRPTLIAMHHPPVGVGASWMDAIGLQDRDAFWEVISAFPQVKVILFGHAHQIYSQQVSRHDAVSSEQGVMVYGCPAISDQFMPGATHFMIDEASRPGYRIVDFQDQQWETRVERVTV, encoded by the coding sequence ATGCGCCTGGTGCAAATCACCGATGCCCACCTGTACGCGGATAAACAAGCGCGATCCCGCGCGGGAGTGCCCTGGCATCACCTGCAGCGGGTGCTGCAGGCGGTCATCGCTGAGCAGCCCGACTTCGTGGTGTTGACCGGTGATGTCAGTCAGGACGAAACGGCGACCTCTTATGCACTGGCCAGTGAGGCAATGTCGCAGTTGCCCTGTCCTTGGGCCTGGATGGCGGGCAATCACGACCAGCCCGTGCTGATGCAAGGGGAACATCCGCTGGTCGATGAGGTGTCACTACCGCCCTGGCGCCTGCTGCTGCTGCATACCCCGGTTGAGGGTAAGCCCTACGGTGAACTGGGTCGTGACGCCTTAGCGGGGCTATCCGCCAAGCTTGAGGGGGATCGTCGACCGACCTTGATCGCAATGCATCATCCTCCCGTTGGCGTGGGGGCGTCCTGGATGGATGCCATTGGTTTGCAGGACCGCGATGCGTTCTGGGAGGTCATCAGCGCGTTTCCTCAGGTCAAGGTCATCCTGTTTGGGCATGCCCATCAAATCTATTCCCAGCAAGTCTCGCGGCATGATGCAGTGTCCAGCGAGCAAGGGGTCATGGTGTATGGCTGCCCGGCGATTTCCGATCAATTCATGCCGGGGGCGACCCATTTCATGATCGATGAGGCATCGCGCCCCGGTTATCGCATCGTTGATTTTCAAGACCAGCAGTGGGAAACCCGGGTCGAGCGCGTCACGGTTTAG
- the cysD gene encoding sulfate adenylyltransferase subunit CysD produces the protein MSQFSTHSAASRPEVPGAPSAARMTHLKQLEAESIHIIREVAAEFSNPVMMYSIGKDSSVMLHLARKAFYPGTPPFPLMHIDTTWKFREMIEFRNRMAQEAGMELIVHTNEEGRAANINPFDHGSAKYTDIMKTQALKQALDKHGFDAAFGGARRDEEASRAKERVYSFRDKYHRWDPKKQRPELWNIYNAKVNKGESIRVFPLSNWTELDIWQYIYLESIPIVPLYLSAPRPVVERDGMQIMVDDDRMPLEPGEVPEEKWVRFRTLGCYPLTGAVESKAATLPEVIQEMLLTKTSERSGRAIDHDQAGSMEKKKREGYF, from the coding sequence ATGTCCCAGTTTTCCACTCATTCAGCCGCTTCGCGGCCTGAAGTGCCCGGCGCGCCAAGTGCCGCCCGCATGACGCATTTAAAGCAGCTCGAAGCCGAGTCGATCCATATCATTCGCGAAGTCGCCGCCGAGTTTTCCAACCCGGTGATGATGTACTCCATCGGCAAAGATTCCTCGGTGATGCTGCACTTGGCGCGCAAGGCGTTTTACCCCGGTACGCCGCCGTTTCCGCTGATGCATATCGACACCACCTGGAAATTCCGCGAGATGATCGAGTTCCGCAACCGCATGGCGCAGGAAGCGGGCATGGAGCTTATCGTCCACACCAACGAGGAAGGCCGCGCGGCGAACATCAACCCGTTTGATCACGGCAGCGCCAAGTATACCGACATCATGAAAACCCAGGCGCTCAAGCAAGCGCTGGACAAGCATGGGTTTGATGCTGCGTTCGGTGGTGCCCGGCGCGATGAGGAAGCCTCCCGTGCCAAGGAGCGCGTCTACTCCTTCCGCGATAAATACCACCGCTGGGACCCGAAAAAGCAGCGCCCGGAGCTGTGGAATATCTACAACGCCAAGGTCAACAAGGGTGAGTCGATTCGCGTGTTCCCGCTCTCCAACTGGACCGAGCTGGATATCTGGCAGTACATCTACCTGGAATCGATCCCCATTGTGCCGCTTTATTTATCCGCGCCACGCCCCGTGGTCGAACGCGACGGTATGCAGATCATGGTCGACGACGACCGCATGCCGCTGGAGCCGGGCGAAGTACCGGAAGAAAAATGGGTGCGTTTCAGAACCCTGGGCTGCTACCCGCTCACCGGCGCGGTGGAATCCAAGGCGGCCACTCTGCCCGAAGTGATCCAGGAAATGCTGCTGACCAAAACCAGCGAACGCAGCGGCCGCGCCATCGACCACGACCAGGCCGGTTCGATGGAAAAGAAAAAGCGTGAGGGGTACTTTTAA